A single genomic interval of Macadamia integrifolia cultivar HAES 741 chromosome 6, SCU_Mint_v3, whole genome shotgun sequence harbors:
- the LOC122082648 gene encoding long-chain-alcohol oxidase FAO4A-like isoform X2 gives MVSQLPFLLQDSLQGLQVHHFLHFLHSDDKNANPTWKGIGYCGPDPNFKNQTKRKKAGFGREDDEERMEEELYGPLCKGLVDLTQPREVVVDKLGRYGFPVSVHCRGSNSPSLSSSPCLTIHCDAVVVGSGSGGGVVAGILAKEGYKVIVLEKGNYFARSNLSLIERPSMDQMYLNGGVMVTDDMGVLLLAGSNVGGGSTINWSASIRTPHHVMKEWCEDYELELFGSQVYKEALDAVCKKMGVQSEVEEEGFNNTILRRGCTELGYPVTNIPRNSTQDHYCGWCGYGCKDGKKKGVAETWLVDLVKSGNGLILPGCNALEILHERKKWRNRNTATGVTFEFDNGLGKDIYVVESKVTIVACGALSTPTLLKRSGLKNDNIGKNLHLHPVVMAWGHFPSNDEWLGKDKKSYEGGIMTAMSTVVADFEGSGYGAVIQTPSVHPGVYSTVMPWVSSSDFKERMCKFSRTAHIFALARDKGKGTVDSQTSFTYKLDATDEENLQKGLEKILRMLAAAGAEEVGTHHIMGKKLNVKKASKHEFEKFVKEESSRRLRDLSTPICSAHQMGSCRMGVDEKHSVVNQKGETWEVEELFLADTSVFPTALGVNPMVTVQAIAHTTAHSILEVLKRKKDGY, from the coding sequence ATGACAAGAATGCGAACCCAACATGGAAAGGAATTGGCTACTGTGGACCAgatccaaatttcaaaaatcaaaccaaaagaaaaaaagcaggGTTTGGAAGAGAAGACGATGAGGAACGAATGGAAGAAGAACTCTATGGACCGCTATGTAAAGGCCTAGTTGATCTAACACAACCCAGAGAAGTTGTTGTGGATAAACTTGGAAGATATGGTTTTCCTGTCTCAGTCCACTGCAGAGGAAGTAATTCCCCATCTTTGTCATCCTCTCCTTGTTTAACCATCCATTGCGATGCTGTTGTTGTTGGTTCTGGGTCTGGTGGTGGTGTTGTTGCTGGCATTCTTGCAAAAGAAGGCTACAAAGTGATTGTCTTAGAGAAGGGGAACTACTTCGCAAGAAGCAATTTATCACTTATTGAAAGACCTTCCATGGATCAGATGTACTTAAATGGTGGAGTAATGGTTACTGATGATATGGGTGTGTTGTTACTCGCAGGATCAAATGTTGGTGGGGGTTCTACAATCAATTGGTCAGCTTCAATTAGAACACCTCATCATGTAATGAAGGAATGGTGTGAGGATTATGAGCTTGAGCTATTTGGTAGTCAGGTCTATAAAGAGGCATTAGATGCAGTTTGCAAGAAGATGGGTGTTCAGtctgaagttgaagaagaaggatTCAACAACACAATTTTACGACGAGGGTGCACTGAATTAGGATATCCAGTGACCAATATCCCCCGAAATTCAACTCAAGATCACTATTGTGGGTGGTGTGGTTATGGTTGCAaagatgggaaaaagaaaggtgtTGCAGAGACATGGCTAGTGGATTTGGTGAAATCAGGTAATGGTTTAATTCTACCAGGTTGCAATGCCTTGGAAATCTTACATGAGagaaagaaatggagaaaccgAAATACTGCAACTGGAGTCACCTTTGAATTTGATAATGGATTGGGAAAAGATATCTATGTGGTGGAATCGAAGGTGACAATAGTTGCTTGCGGTGCTCTTAGCACTCCAACATTGTTGAAAAGAAGTGGATTAAAGAATGATAACATAGGGAAGAAcctccatcttcatccagtGGTGATGGCATGGGGTCACTTCCCCAGTAATGATGAGTGGTTAGGGAAAGATAAGAAGAGCTACGAAGGGGGTATAATGACAGCAATGTCCACAGTCGTTGCCGATTTCGAAGGATCGGGCTATGGAGCTGTGATACAAACACCATCAGTGCATCCAGGAGTATACTCTACAGTAATGCCATGGGTTTCAAGCTCTGACTTCAAAGAAAGGATGTGCAAGTTCTCAAGGACTGCTCACATATTTGCACTGGCAAGGGACAAAGGAAAAGGTACTGTGGACTCTCAAACCTCATTCACTTATAAATTGGATGCCACAGATGAAGAGAACCTACAGAAGGGATTAGAAAAGATTCTTCGTATGTTGGCTGCAGCTGGGGCTGAAGAGGTTGGAACCCATCACATTATGGGGAAGAAATTGAATGTGAAGAAAGCCAGCAAACATGAGTTTGAGAAGTTTGTGAAAGAGGAAAGCAGTAGGAGACTTAGGGACTTGTCCACACCAATATGCTCTGCACACCAAATGGGAAGCTGTAGGATGGGAGTTGATGAGAAGCATTCTGTGGTGAACCAGAAAGGGGAGACATGGGAGGTGGAGGAACTGTTTCTGGCAGATACAAGCGTATTTCCAACAGCATTGGGTGTGAATCCCATGGTCACCGTCCAGGCCATTGCTCATACTACTGCACACTCAATTCTTGAAGTTCTtaagaggaagaaggatggaTACTAA